The following are encoded together in the Primulina tabacum isolate GXHZ01 chromosome 18, ASM2559414v2, whole genome shotgun sequence genome:
- the LOC142533100 gene encoding uncharacterized protein LOC142533100 has translation MLKFLSKVRIEFNALDPRMASCMEFLPQCNARKAKESNPSCQVQVNRRTDDFPPKITVTIVNGVEETFEATSTPAQKIRNLILEKGQFLETEQMFREAREKWPVVIPEEEISQPFTGIKPRKAEEKQQ, from the exons ATGTTGAAATTTTTGTCGAAGGTGAGGATCGAGTTTAACGCACTTGACCCACGCATGGCATCGTGCATGGAGTTCTTACCTCAGTGCAACGCTCGCAAGGCCAAAGAATCGAACCCAAGTTGCCAGGTCCAGGTCAACCGCCGCACCGACGATTTCCCGCCCAAGATTACAGTAACTATTGTCAACGGCGTCGAGGAGACCTTCGAAGCTACCTCCACTCCAGCGCAAAAAATCCGCAACCTGATTCTCGAGAAGGGCCAGTTTCTCGAGACTGAGCAGATGTTTCGCGAAGCCCGCGAGAAATGGCCTGTCGTTATCCCCGAAGAAGAGATCAGTCAACCGTTTACTGGAATTAAG CCAAGAAAAGCAGAAGAGAAGCAGCAATAA